CACGGGCGAGTCGGCCCCGAGCGAGCCGGCGACCATCTCCTGGAGCACGCGCGAACGCCCTCGCGTGGAGTCCTTCTCGTCCTTGGTCGCGAGGTACGAGGGGCACATGACGCCCCCGGCCGGCGTCGTGTCGGCGCGGCACTTGCCGACGCCGACGCACCGGTGGACCGCGGCGGCGAAGCTGCCGCCGTCGGCGCGGTAGCCGAAGGCCAGCGGCTGCGGCCGCGACGGCGCCTTCGCCGCGCCCGGGGCGCCCTTCCCGGTGAGGGCGGGAGCGGGCCACGGCCGCGGCCGGAGGTCGTCGTCGAGCGCCCGCGGGCGCACGAGGACACCGGGGTTGAGCACGTCCTCGGGGTCGAAGACGTCCTTGACCCGGCCGAAGAGGTCGAGCACCCGCGGCGAGTACATGTGGTGCAGCAGCTCGCTCCGGGCACGCCCGTCGCCGTGCTCCCCCGACATCGACCCGCCGTAGGAGGCGACGAGAGCCGCTGCGGCGTCGACGAACTCGCGGTAGACGCCCTCGCGGCCGCGCTCCTCGAGCGGGTAGTCGATGCGGACGTGGAGGCAGCCGTCGCCGAAGTGGCCGTAGGGGATGGCCGTCAGGCCGTAGGACTCCATGAGCGCGTCGAAGTCGCGCAGGTAGCCGGCCAGCTTCTCGGGCGGCACGGCCGTGTCCTCCCAGCCGGCGTGGCCCGGACGGCCCGACGGCGCCCGCGTGGCCAGGCCGGCGCCGTCCTCGCGGATGCGCCAGAGCGCCCGCGCCTCGGCGGCGTCCTCGACGACCCGCGCCGCCGGCGTGCCGCCGTCGGCGACGACCGCCCGTGCGCGGGCGGCGAGGTCCGCCAGCCCCTCGGGGGTGGCGCCGCGCTCGTCGGTGCCCAGCTCGACGAGCAGCCAGCCGCCGCCCTCGGGCAGGGCGGGGACGGGCGCGCGGAGCCGCTGCTCGATGGCGTCGACGATCCGCCGGTCCAGGCCCTCGCAGGCCACGGGCCCGTGGCGGAGGATCGCGGGGACGGCCTCGGCGGCCTCGACCATGTCGCGGTAGCCGAGCACGACGAGCACCGTCCGCGCGGGCTGGCGGACGAGCCGGAGCTCGGCGCGGGTGACGAGCGCGAGGGTCCCCTCGCTGCCGACGAGCAGGCGGCTCGCGTCGAAGCCCTTCTCCGGCAGCAGGTGCTCGAGCGCGTACCCGGAGACCTGCCGGCCGAAGCGGCCCATCTCCGTGCGGATGGTCGCCAGGTCACCGGCGACGACCTCGCGCAGGGAGGCCAGCAGCGGAGAGGTCGCGGGCGTCGACAGCGCGGGCGTGCCCTGCGGCCGGTCCGCGGGCTCGCCGCCGGTGCTGCGCAGGACGAGCTCCTCGCCGGTGCCGGCGACGGCGTGGAGGCCGAGGACGTTGGCGTCCGTCCGCCCGTAGCCGAGAGCACGTGAGCCGCAGGCGTTGTTGCCGATCATCCCGCCGAGGGCGGCGCGGGAGCCCGAGGACGGGTCGGGGCCGAAGCGCAGTCCGTGGGGCGCGAGGAGCCGCTGGAGGTCGCCGAGGACGATGCCCGGCTCGACGACGGCGGTGCCCGCCTCGGCGTCGAGCTCGAGCAGCCGCGCGAGGTGCCGGGACGTGTCGAGGACGACCCCCGTGCTGACGGCGTTGCCGGCGATCGACGTCCCGCCGCCGCGGGCCACGACGGGCACCCGCAGGTCGCGCGCGACCCCGACGGCGGCCGCGACGTCGTCGGCCGACCGCGGGAAGGCCACCACCTGCGGCACCACGCGGTACAGCGAGGCGTCGGTGGAGTACTCCGCGCGGCGCCGGCCGGACGCGTCGACGTCGTCGAGGCCCGCGCGCCGCAGCGCGGCGGCGACGTCCTCGGGCCCGGGCCCGCCGGTGGCGACGGGAGGGACGGCGGTGGTGGTCACGGCACCTCGGGGGGAGACGTCAGGAGCTGTAGACGTGGGGGGCGAGCGTGCCGACGAAGGGCAGGCCGCGGTAGTGCTCGGCGAAGTCCAGGCCGTAGCCGACGACGAACTCGTTGGGGATCTCGAAGCCGGTGTAGCGCACGTCCACGTGGACCTTGGCGGCCTCGGGCTTGCGCAGCAGCGTGAGGATCTCGACCGAGGCGGCGCCGCGGCTGGAGAGGTTCGCGACGAGCCAGGACAGCGTCAGGCCGGAGTCGATGATGTCCTCGACGATGAGGACGTGCCGGCCGGTGATGTCGGTGTCGAGGTCCTTGACGATCCGCACGACGCCGGACGACTTGGTCCCGGACCCGTAGCTGGAGACCGCCATCCAGTCCATCTGCGCGGGCACGCGGAGCGCGCGGACGAAGTCGGCCATGACGAGGGCGGCGCCCTTGAGCACCCCGACGAGCAGGACGTCCTTGCCGGCGTAGTCCTCGTCCACCTGCGCGGCGAGCTCGCCGAGGCGGGTGGCGATGGCCTCCTCGCTGACGAGGACCTTCTCGAGGTCGTCCCCCATGTCGGCGGCGTCCACGCGGACCTCCCGTCCGCCGCGCGCTCGTGCGCGGCGTCGTCGGTCGCGGCGACGCGCGCCGCGGGGCGGGGCGGTGGCCCCGCGCCGGGGGCAAGCCTGCCACGACCCCGGCGGTGCTCCGGCGCGCGGTCCCGGCCCCGACGGCCCGGGGGCGACGACACGGCGGCGGACCGGCGGCGGACCGGCGTCAGGGGCGGGCGAGCCGCAGCCGCCCGTCGGCCCGTCGGGCGACGACGCCGCCCGGGAGGTCGGCGGGCCCCT
This sequence is a window from Pseudokineococcus lusitanus. Protein-coding genes within it:
- a CDS encoding FAD-binding and (Fe-S)-binding domain-containing protein; its protein translation is MTTTAVPPVATGGPGPEDVAAALRRAGLDDVDASGRRRAEYSTDASLYRVVPQVVAFPRSADDVAAAVGVARDLRVPVVARGGGTSIAGNAVSTGVVLDTSRHLARLLELDAEAGTAVVEPGIVLGDLQRLLAPHGLRFGPDPSSGSRAALGGMIGNNACGSRALGYGRTDANVLGLHAVAGTGEELVLRSTGGEPADRPQGTPALSTPATSPLLASLREVVAGDLATIRTEMGRFGRQVSGYALEHLLPEKGFDASRLLVGSEGTLALVTRAELRLVRQPARTVLVVLGYRDMVEAAEAVPAILRHGPVACEGLDRRIVDAIEQRLRAPVPALPEGGGWLLVELGTDERGATPEGLADLAARARAVVADGGTPAARVVEDAAEARALWRIREDGAGLATRAPSGRPGHAGWEDTAVPPEKLAGYLRDFDALMESYGLTAIPYGHFGDGCLHVRIDYPLEERGREGVYREFVDAAAALVASYGGSMSGEHGDGRARSELLHHMYSPRVLDLFGRVKDVFDPEDVLNPGVLVRPRALDDDLRPRPWPAPALTGKGAPGAAKAPSRPQPLAFGYRADGGSFAAAVHRCVGVGKCRADTTPAGGVMCPSYLATKDEKDSTRGRSRVLQEMVAGSLGADSPVRDGWRSPEVADALDLCLSCKGCLSDCPTGVDMATYKAEATHQRYKGRLRPANHYVLGWLPYLSRVASLVPGLANGTLAVGPLARTVKRLGGIDVRRGLPRFARRRFSASAPAVLADARAGRAGTPAATAGDAPRTRQKVVLWADSFTEHFSPEVGHAAVRVLEHAGLDVELAPRDVCCGLTLVSTGQLDLARRQLRRTVRRLAEATSGGPDGVPVPLVVLEPSCLAVLRHDASALLSGDDAVPEGLVTELAARSRTLAEVLEAYAGDVDWPHLQGLTAVAQPHCHQHAVLGYETDAQLLRRNGVTLQTLGGCCGLAGNFGVEQGHYEVSVAVARTALLPAVEAAPPDAVVLADGFSCRTQLDELADRPGVHLATLLARGLPG
- the hpt gene encoding hypoxanthine phosphoribosyltransferase — encoded protein: MDAADMGDDLEKVLVSEEAIATRLGELAAQVDEDYAGKDVLLVGVLKGAALVMADFVRALRVPAQMDWMAVSSYGSGTKSSGVVRIVKDLDTDITGRHVLIVEDIIDSGLTLSWLVANLSSRGAASVEILTLLRKPEAAKVHVDVRYTGFEIPNEFVVGYGLDFAEHYRGLPFVGTLAPHVYSS